From a region of the Hymenobacter jejuensis genome:
- a CDS encoding LLM class flavin-dependent oxidoreductase: protein MQFGYWLPIFGGWLRNVPDEGMSTSWDYVRQLAQRSEEWGYSLTLIAELYLNDIKGQEAPALEAWSTAAALAAVTKELEIMVAVRPTFHNPALLAKQAANIDLIAPGRLSLNVVSSWWRDEATKYGLHFEEHDDRYARTKEWLDVLTGVWEKDHFTYEGKYYNVTDNVLQPKPAKKPFLYAGGESEAAKNLITTQCDGYVMHGDSPEQIGKRIADMRRRREEKGLPPMKFGVAGYSIVRNSEQEVKQELDRITNVQASAAGYGNYQQWLAGTQLEQQVSLQDYSVSNRGLRTGLTGTPAQIQDRIAAFEEVGVDFFLLQTSPQLEEMQRFSEEIINVLA from the coding sequence ATGCAGTTCGGATATTGGCTTCCCATATTTGGCGGTTGGTTGCGCAACGTGCCCGACGAAGGCATGAGCACTTCCTGGGACTACGTGCGCCAGCTGGCCCAGCGCAGCGAAGAGTGGGGCTATAGCCTCACGCTCATCGCGGAGCTTTACTTAAACGACATCAAAGGCCAAGAGGCGCCGGCCCTGGAAGCCTGGTCGACGGCGGCAGCGCTGGCGGCGGTGACGAAGGAGTTGGAAATCATGGTGGCCGTGCGGCCTACTTTCCATAACCCCGCGTTGCTGGCCAAGCAAGCCGCCAACATCGACCTGATCGCGCCGGGTCGCTTGTCGCTGAACGTGGTGTCGTCGTGGTGGCGCGACGAGGCGACCAAGTACGGGCTGCACTTCGAGGAGCACGACGATCGCTATGCCCGCACCAAGGAGTGGCTCGACGTACTGACCGGCGTGTGGGAAAAAGACCATTTCACCTACGAAGGCAAGTACTACAACGTCACCGACAACGTACTGCAGCCCAAGCCGGCCAAAAAGCCTTTCCTGTACGCCGGTGGCGAATCGGAAGCGGCTAAAAACCTGATTACCACCCAGTGCGACGGGTACGTGATGCACGGCGACTCACCCGAGCAGATCGGCAAGCGCATCGCCGACATGCGCCGCCGCCGCGAGGAAAAAGGCTTGCCGCCCATGAAGTTTGGCGTGGCCGGCTACTCCATCGTGCGCAACTCGGAACAGGAAGTAAAGCAGGAACTCGACCGCATCACCAACGTGCAGGCTTCGGCGGCTGGCTACGGCAACTACCAGCAGTGGCTGGCGGGCACGCAACTAGAGCAGCAAGTGTCCTTGCAGGATTACTCGGTGTCGAACCGCGGCCTGCGCACCGGCCTTACCGGCACGCCCGCCCAAATCCAGGATCGCATCGCGGCCTTTGAAGAAGTGGGCGTTGATTTCTTCCTGCTCCAGACCAGCCCGCAACTGGAGGAAATGCAGCGGTTCTCGGAAGAGATTATCAATGTAT
- a CDS encoding ATP-grasp domain-containing protein: MSTYSSEKPIGIYYEHPEWFKPLFAELDRRGIAYEKIDAAYHMFDPSEEESRYSLVVNRMSSSAYLRDHGQGIFHTAGFMTHLERLGVRVINGTVASSIETNKARQLSLLTQLGLKYPKSRVVNHVSRIPDAAAELQFPLVVKVNIGGSGAGIIRFDTPEGLQQAVEAGSIDLGIDQTALVQEFVAPRGGHITRVETLDGKFLYAMKVFTTGESFNLCPAEICQIPDEITEGDFCLTEAPKKGIQVEATTPPAEVIEAVERLVAAAKIDVGGIEYLVDDRNGDVLFYDINALSNFVADAVNVVGFDPYARFVDYLEQELAKKSESQLATQEA; the protein is encoded by the coding sequence ATGTCCACTTACTCTTCCGAAAAGCCGATTGGCATTTATTACGAGCATCCTGAGTGGTTTAAGCCGCTGTTTGCCGAGCTCGACCGTCGGGGCATTGCCTACGAAAAGATTGATGCCGCCTACCATATGTTCGACCCTTCCGAAGAGGAAAGCCGCTACAGCTTGGTGGTCAACCGGATGAGCTCGTCAGCTTACCTGCGCGATCATGGGCAGGGCATCTTCCATACGGCAGGCTTCATGACGCATCTCGAGCGGTTGGGCGTGCGCGTAATCAACGGAACGGTAGCGTCGAGCATCGAAACCAACAAGGCTCGCCAACTCTCGCTTTTGACGCAGCTGGGACTGAAATATCCCAAATCGCGGGTGGTAAACCACGTTTCGCGCATTCCGGATGCGGCGGCTGAGTTGCAGTTCCCGCTGGTAGTGAAGGTAAACATCGGCGGCAGCGGCGCGGGCATCATCCGCTTCGACACGCCGGAAGGCTTGCAGCAGGCCGTGGAAGCCGGCAGCATTGATCTGGGCATCGACCAAACGGCTCTGGTACAGGAGTTTGTGGCGCCGCGCGGCGGTCACATCACCCGTGTAGAAACCTTGGATGGCAAGTTCCTCTACGCCATGAAGGTGTTCACGACGGGTGAAAGCTTCAACCTCTGCCCTGCCGAAATCTGCCAGATTCCAGACGAGATCACCGAAGGCGACTTCTGCCTTACCGAAGCGCCCAAGAAAGGCATTCAGGTGGAAGCCACCACGCCGCCCGCCGAAGTAATTGAGGCCGTGGAGCGTTTGGTAGCCGCGGCTAAAATCGACGTGGGCGGCATCGAATACCTCGTAGACGACCGCAACGGCGACGTGCTGTTCTACGACATCAATGCCCTCTCCAACTTCGTAGCCGACGCCGTAAACGTGGTGGGTTTTGACCCGTACGCCCGCTTTGTGGACTACTTGGAGCAAGAACTGGCTAAGAAGTCGGAATCTCAACTCGCCACCCAAGAAGCTTAG
- the namA gene encoding NADPH dehydrogenase NamA → MAAKLFSPLRLRGLELKNRIVVSPMCEYSSQDGFANDWHLVHLGSRAVGGAGLIIFEATAVSPEGRITPDDLGIWKDEHIEMLKRITSFIESQGSVAGVQLAHAGRKASTSSPWKGGVKVPEDQGGWQTVAPSALPFSDAYPMPVALDEAGIQKVLDDFRAATKRCLQAGFKVIEIHAAHGYLLHEFFSPLSNQRTDQYGGSFENRIRLLLEVVAAVREIWPTDHPLFVRISATDWTEGGWSIEDSVALANVLKTKDVDLIDASTGGNVPNARIPVGPGYQVEFAARIRQETGIPTGAVGIITDAQQAETILENNQADLIIMAREFLRDPYFPLHAAQELGADVPWPVQYERAKRHK, encoded by the coding sequence ATGGCAGCAAAACTTTTCAGCCCCCTGCGCCTGCGCGGGCTTGAGCTTAAAAACCGCATTGTAGTGTCGCCGATGTGCGAATATTCCAGTCAGGATGGCTTTGCCAACGACTGGCATCTTGTCCATTTGGGCAGCCGGGCCGTGGGCGGCGCCGGACTTATTATTTTCGAAGCCACGGCCGTGTCGCCGGAGGGGCGCATCACCCCCGACGACCTCGGCATCTGGAAAGACGAGCACATTGAAATGCTCAAACGGATCACGTCCTTTATCGAATCGCAGGGCTCGGTGGCAGGCGTGCAATTGGCCCACGCGGGCCGCAAGGCCAGCACCAGCAGCCCGTGGAAAGGCGGCGTGAAAGTACCGGAAGACCAAGGCGGCTGGCAAACCGTCGCGCCCAGCGCCCTTCCGTTTTCCGATGCGTATCCCATGCCAGTGGCGCTCGACGAAGCGGGCATCCAGAAGGTGCTCGACGACTTCCGGGCCGCGACGAAACGGTGTTTACAGGCGGGGTTTAAAGTCATTGAGATACATGCCGCCCACGGCTATCTGCTGCACGAGTTCTTTTCGCCCCTGAGCAACCAGCGCACCGACCAATACGGCGGCTCGTTTGAAAACCGCATCCGGTTGCTGCTGGAAGTCGTGGCAGCGGTGCGTGAAATATGGCCCACCGACCACCCGCTGTTCGTGCGCATCTCGGCCACCGACTGGACTGAAGGCGGCTGGTCCATCGAGGATTCCGTTGCGCTTGCCAACGTCTTGAAAACCAAAGATGTCGACTTGATCGATGCCTCTACCGGCGGCAACGTACCCAATGCCCGCATTCCGGTCGGCCCCGGCTACCAGGTGGAATTTGCCGCCCGCATCCGGCAGGAAACCGGCATCCCGACCGGAGCGGTTGGCATCATCACCGACGCCCAGCAAGCTGAAACCATCCTGGAGAACAACCAAGCCGATCTGATCATCATGGCCCGCGAGTTTCTGCGCGACCCGTATTTCCCGCTTCACGCGGCCCAGGAACTCGGCGCGGACGTGCCGTGGCCCGTGCAATACGAACGGGCCAAGCGCCATAAGTAA
- a CDS encoding DUF2911 domain-containing protein gives MKNRTAKLWLAAFSAALLLGSVQSHAQTSTTQTTTTQTQTTKAPEDKSKRPSPPAKVSAMVGAANVSIDYSRPSMKGRKIFGGLEPYGKVWRTGANEATTFETSKDVKIEGQALPAGKYALFTIPGETEWTVIFNKTADQWGAFKYDAAQDALRVKVKPKKTAQPTEVFTINLDKSGKVSMLWENTEVDFTVSSAGKSTM, from the coding sequence ATGAAAAACCGAACCGCAAAATTATGGCTGGCTGCTTTCTCGGCGGCGCTGCTGCTGGGCTCCGTGCAGAGCCACGCCCAAACCAGCACTACCCAAACGACAACCACCCAAACCCAGACGACCAAGGCGCCGGAAGACAAAAGCAAGCGCCCCAGTCCGCCCGCTAAGGTGTCGGCGATGGTGGGTGCTGCCAACGTCAGCATCGACTACAGCCGCCCCTCGATGAAGGGCCGCAAGATTTTTGGCGGACTGGAGCCTTACGGCAAGGTGTGGCGCACTGGCGCCAACGAAGCCACTACGTTTGAGACGAGCAAAGACGTCAAGATTGAAGGCCAGGCGCTGCCCGCGGGCAAATACGCCTTGTTTACCATCCCCGGCGAAACCGAGTGGACGGTCATTTTCAACAAGACCGCCGACCAGTGGGGCGCCTTCAAATACGATGCTGCCCAGGATGCCCTGCGCGTTAAAGTAAAGCCCAAGAAAACCGCTCAACCCACGGAAGTCTTCACCATCAACCTCGACAAATCAGGCAAGGTCTCGATGCTGTGGGAGAATACAGAAGTTGATTTTACGGTGTCCAGCGCTGGTAAATCAACAATGTAA
- a CDS encoding metal-dependent hydrolase family protein yields the protein MLKRYSSFLLLTALAMSLAVSSQAQVKALRFGRLVDGRGHVLQDAVVLVEGERIVKVGTGASAVPANAQVVDLRAYTAIPGMIDAHTHMTFYWDKTPGSRPWAQLGSLGPAVTVFLAQENAKKTLETGVTTVRDLGSFDNMDLAMRDLINRGAMVGPRMFVADYGLHINSSPYKPGATPDPGQADGVEQVQRVARQQLASGADWIKMYGSTGSDQDVTGFQTFTYEEMKAAADVAHKAGKRIAIHTYGPDGARDAVRAGANTVEHATDMDKATIADMARRGTIYVPTVDHNRYYVAHKEEFGYDSAVVNRLNKYIARNFETLRQAVKAKVKIGMGSDAVFTGFGENTRELEWFVKAGMTPAQALATATTTGAEMLGLEKSLGAIAPGYYADIVAVAGDPLTDINVVINGVKWVMKGGQVVVDKTPAASSAK from the coding sequence ATGCTCAAACGCTACTCCTCCTTTTTGCTCCTGACCGCGCTGGCCATGAGCTTGGCCGTGTCTTCGCAGGCCCAGGTAAAAGCTTTACGTTTTGGCCGGTTAGTCGACGGCCGCGGACACGTCTTGCAGGATGCCGTTGTGCTGGTAGAAGGCGAACGAATAGTGAAGGTAGGAACGGGCGCCAGCGCCGTACCGGCCAATGCGCAAGTCGTTGATCTGCGGGCATATACCGCTATTCCGGGAATGATCGACGCGCATACCCACATGACGTTTTACTGGGACAAAACGCCAGGTTCGCGGCCGTGGGCTCAGCTTGGCAGCCTGGGGCCGGCCGTGACGGTGTTTTTGGCGCAGGAAAACGCCAAAAAGACGCTCGAAACCGGCGTTACGACCGTCCGCGACCTGGGCTCTTTCGACAACATGGACTTGGCCATGCGCGACCTCATCAACCGGGGCGCCATGGTGGGCCCACGCATGTTTGTGGCTGATTATGGGCTGCACATCAACAGCTCGCCTTACAAACCCGGCGCCACCCCCGATCCCGGCCAGGCCGACGGCGTGGAGCAAGTGCAACGCGTGGCCCGGCAGCAACTCGCCTCGGGTGCCGACTGGATCAAAATGTACGGGTCTACGGGCAGCGACCAAGATGTAACCGGCTTTCAGACATTCACTTACGAAGAGATGAAAGCTGCCGCCGACGTTGCGCATAAAGCCGGCAAACGTATTGCCATTCACACCTACGGCCCCGATGGCGCCCGCGACGCCGTGCGCGCCGGCGCCAACACCGTGGAGCACGCCACCGACATGGACAAAGCCACCATCGCCGACATGGCCCGCCGCGGCACGATCTACGTCCCTACTGTCGATCACAACCGGTATTATGTGGCTCACAAAGAGGAATTTGGCTACGATTCGGCCGTCGTCAACCGCCTGAACAAGTACATCGCCCGCAACTTCGAAACGCTGCGGCAAGCCGTGAAAGCCAAGGTCAAAATCGGGATGGGCTCGGATGCGGTCTTTACCGGCTTTGGCGAAAACACCCGCGAGCTGGAGTGGTTTGTGAAAGCCGGCATGACGCCGGCCCAAGCCCTTGCCACCGCCACTACCACGGGCGCCGAGATGCTGGGCCTCGAAAAGAGCCTGGGCGCCATTGCCCCGGGCTACTACGCCGATATTGTGGCCGTCGCCGGCGATCCGCTCACCGACATCAACGTGGTTATCAACGGTGTCAAATGGGTAATGAAAGGCGGCCAAGTCGTTGTTGACAAGACGCCTGCCGCTTCTTCAGCAAAATGA
- a CDS encoding CocE/NonD family hydrolase translates to MKKLVFPLLLLPFLAPAQAVDSTWFVQHYTKKEVYIPMRDGVRLFTTVYAPKDQAEKHPILMKRTPYSCAPYGEKDYYPYWRIYQKEYAKEGYILVTQDVRGRWMSEGQYENIRPFNPNKKKKEIDEASDSYDTIEWLVKNLKGNNGKVGVFGISYPGFYSTMAAASNHPALKAVSPQAPVTNWFIGDDFHHNGAFFQMDAFDFYSALGGGFGAPHPKPTAVAPRSVGYSIHDNYRFYLEEGTLANLAKRMGDSVSYWKDLYAHPNYDQFWQTRDARNATKNLKPAMLWVGGLFDAEDNWGAWNAYLAAEKNNPGKEFNKLVMGPWFHGQWSTNDGTHLGNVQFGSNTAEWYQQNIEIPFFNFYLKGKGSAANIAEANIFLSGANKWTTFQQWPPKEKQDKELYLQNNGALSWTQPSNAEGMSDYVSDPAHPVPYTEDVHFSRTRTYMTDDQRFAARRPDVLVFQTDTLTSDLTVTGNVVADLMTSISTTDADFVVKIIDVFPNKFSYSAADLDSGYPLGGYQMLVHGEIMRGRYRNSYEKPEAFVPNKVTEVKYKLGDIAHTFKKGHRVMVQIQSSWFPLADRNPQKFVDVYHATPADFQKATIDIFHNKTASSKIILPVLQ, encoded by the coding sequence ATGAAAAAACTTGTATTTCCGTTGCTGCTGTTGCCTTTCCTAGCGCCGGCGCAGGCCGTAGACTCGACTTGGTTTGTGCAGCACTACACCAAAAAGGAAGTCTACATCCCGATGCGCGACGGCGTGCGGCTGTTCACGACCGTGTACGCGCCCAAAGACCAGGCCGAGAAGCACCCCATTCTGATGAAGCGCACGCCCTACTCCTGCGCTCCTTACGGCGAGAAGGACTACTACCCCTACTGGCGCATCTACCAAAAAGAATATGCCAAGGAAGGCTACATTCTGGTGACCCAGGACGTGCGCGGGCGTTGGATGAGCGAGGGCCAGTACGAGAACATCCGGCCCTTTAACCCGAATAAAAAGAAGAAGGAAATCGACGAGGCTAGTGATTCGTATGACACTATTGAGTGGCTGGTCAAAAACCTGAAGGGTAACAACGGCAAGGTCGGCGTGTTCGGCATTTCCTATCCGGGCTTTTATTCCACGATGGCGGCGGCCAGCAACCACCCGGCGCTGAAAGCCGTGAGTCCGCAGGCGCCGGTGACCAACTGGTTTATCGGCGACGATTTTCACCACAACGGCGCTTTCTTTCAGATGGACGCCTTTGATTTCTATTCGGCCTTGGGCGGCGGATTTGGAGCGCCGCACCCCAAACCTACCGCCGTAGCGCCGCGTTCGGTGGGCTACAGCATCCACGACAACTACCGGTTTTACTTGGAGGAAGGCACCCTGGCCAACCTGGCCAAGCGCATGGGCGACAGCGTGAGCTATTGGAAAGACCTGTACGCCCACCCCAACTACGACCAGTTCTGGCAGACCCGCGACGCCCGCAACGCCACCAAAAATCTCAAACCCGCCATGCTGTGGGTGGGTGGCCTGTTTGATGCCGAAGACAACTGGGGCGCGTGGAACGCCTACCTCGCCGCCGAAAAAAACAACCCCGGTAAGGAATTCAACAAGCTCGTGATGGGCCCGTGGTTTCACGGCCAGTGGTCCACCAACGACGGCACGCATTTGGGCAACGTGCAGTTTGGCTCCAACACGGCCGAGTGGTACCAGCAAAACATCGAAATCCCGTTCTTCAATTTCTACCTGAAAGGCAAAGGCAGCGCGGCCAACATCGCCGAAGCCAACATCTTTTTGTCGGGCGCCAACAAGTGGACGACTTTCCAGCAGTGGCCCCCTAAAGAGAAGCAAGACAAGGAGTTATACTTACAGAACAACGGTGCCTTGAGCTGGACCCAGCCCAGTAACGCCGAGGGCATGAGCGACTACGTCAGCGATCCGGCCCACCCCGTGCCCTACACCGAGGACGTACACTTCAGCCGCACGCGCACCTACATGACCGACGACCAGCGCTTTGCCGCTCGCCGGCCGGATGTGCTTGTCTTCCAGACCGATACCTTGACCAGCGACCTCACCGTAACCGGCAATGTAGTGGCCGACCTGATGACGAGCATCAGCACCACCGACGCGGATTTTGTGGTGAAGATCATCGACGTGTTTCCCAACAAATTTTCCTATTCGGCGGCCGACCTCGACAGCGGTTATCCGCTGGGTGGCTACCAGATGCTGGTGCACGGCGAAATCATGCGCGGGCGCTACCGCAACAGCTACGAGAAGCCCGAGGCCTTCGTGCCGAACAAGGTCACGGAAGTGAAATACAAGCTCGGCGACATTGCGCACACCTTCAAGAAAGGCCACCGCGTGATGGTGCAGATCCAGAGTTCGTGGTTTCCGCTGGCCGACCGCAATCCGCAGAAATTCGTGGACGTTTACCACGCTACGCCCGCTGATTTTCAGAAAGCGACCATTGATATTTTCCACAACAAAACGGCCAGTAGCAAAATCATCTTGCCTGTTTTACAATAG
- a CDS encoding tryptophan 2,3-dioxygenase family protein, whose protein sequence is MLNSPDEFSPEILAQLRRLQQKYAADGQDLAAYLEGLYYADYVNYWDYIELDTLLSLQRPLTTIPDERIFIMYHQITELYFKLCLCEYEQIGGLQQPTVGELVLRIGRINRYFENLIDSFDVMVDGMDKQQFLQFRMALMPASGFQSVQYRMIEIASTSLDNLLDKEKRRLLGEAAAYDELMGCIYWKAGATIEETGAKALTLIQFEEKYTQQLTAHAAEYKDRNVWSVLQRLPLEDQQHPRLLRQLKQLDVNVNVNWPLMHFKSAVRYLERDPTAIAATGGTNWKKYLPPKFQKRIFYPQLWSAQEMEDWGKGWVESILEDVRSK, encoded by the coding sequence ATGCTCAACTCCCCCGACGAATTCTCACCCGAAATTCTGGCCCAACTTCGCCGCTTGCAGCAGAAATATGCCGCCGACGGACAGGACCTGGCTGCCTACCTCGAAGGGCTGTACTACGCCGACTACGTTAATTATTGGGACTACATCGAGCTCGATACGCTCCTCTCCTTGCAACGCCCGCTGACAACGATCCCCGACGAGCGCATTTTCATTATGTATCACCAGATCACGGAGTTATACTTCAAACTCTGCCTCTGTGAATACGAGCAAATCGGGGGGCTGCAACAGCCGACGGTGGGCGAGCTGGTGCTGCGCATCGGCCGCATCAACCGCTATTTCGAGAATTTGATCGACTCATTTGATGTAATGGTCGATGGCATGGACAAGCAGCAGTTCCTGCAATTCCGCATGGCCCTGATGCCGGCTTCGGGCTTTCAGTCGGTGCAGTACCGCATGATCGAGATTGCTTCTACCTCCCTCGATAACCTCTTGGACAAGGAAAAGCGCCGTCTCCTGGGCGAAGCCGCCGCCTACGACGAGCTGATGGGCTGCATCTATTGGAAAGCTGGTGCCACCATCGAAGAAACCGGCGCCAAAGCCCTCACCCTCATTCAGTTCGAAGAAAAGTACACGCAACAGCTCACTGCCCACGCCGCCGAATACAAAGACCGTAACGTGTGGAGCGTATTGCAGCGCTTACCACTTGAAGATCAGCAACATCCGCGCCTGTTGCGCCAGCTCAAGCAACTCGACGTGAACGTAAACGTCAACTGGCCGCTGATGCACTTCAAATCCGCGGTGCGTTACCTCGAGCGCGACCCGACCGCCATTGCGGCCACCGGCGGCACTAATTGGAAAAAGTACCTGCCTCCCAAGTTTCAGAAGCGCATTTTCTACCCGCAGCTGTGGAGCGCGCAAGAAATGGAGGATTGGGGAAAAGGTTGGGTGGAAAGCATTTTGGAAGATGTGCGATCAAAATAA
- the sdaAB gene encoding L-serine ammonia-lyase, iron-sulfur-dependent subunit beta, whose translation MAEKSSIFDMIGPVMIGPSSSHTAGVVRIASAAIRILGSLPTHATITFYNSFARTYEGHGSDRAIVAGLLGFATDDKRIREAFDYAKEAGLQYTFQSVGNASTMHPNTIKLQLRDERTGHAVEVIGQSRGGGVIRIVEVDGFPSDFSASLHTLIVDADDRTGSIAFIASVIAHDDCNIATMFVSRKGKNDVARQFIEIDSGLKDITLEYLRQLSWVHRVIYIPTIN comes from the coding sequence ATGGCGGAAAAAAGCAGCATTTTCGATATGATCGGTCCCGTGATGATTGGGCCGAGCAGTTCACACACCGCCGGCGTGGTGCGCATTGCCAGCGCGGCTATCCGCATCCTGGGTTCTTTGCCCACGCACGCAACTATTACTTTTTATAATTCTTTTGCCCGTACCTACGAAGGCCACGGCTCCGACCGTGCCATTGTGGCGGGGCTGTTGGGCTTTGCCACCGACGACAAGCGCATCCGCGAAGCCTTCGATTACGCCAAGGAAGCCGGCTTGCAATACACGTTCCAGAGCGTGGGCAACGCCTCCACGATGCACCCCAACACCATCAAATTGCAGCTACGCGACGAGCGCACGGGCCACGCAGTAGAAGTGATCGGGCAAAGCCGGGGCGGGGGCGTGATTCGCATTGTGGAAGTCGACGGCTTTCCGTCGGATTTTTCGGCCTCGCTGCACACGCTCATTGTGGATGCCGACGACCGGACGGGCTCCATTGCCTTCATCGCCTCGGTCATTGCCCACGACGATTGCAACATCGCCACCATGTTTGTGAGTCGCAAAGGCAAAAACGACGTGGCGCGGCAGTTCATCGAAATCGACTCGGGCCTGAAAGACATCACCCTCGAATACCTGCGCCAGCTGAGCTGGGTGCACCGGGTGATCTATATTCCGACAATTAATTAG
- a CDS encoding TolC family protein: MPTPLRNKIAAASASALLLLGLGFPAAAQTTSPAQPPAGSVPIATPTGPLSLQQAVDYALQNNLNVRQSQLSAELTDATLRLSRGALLPTANANASQSWNYGTSINPLTNVFQNLTTRSNNFSASTQVTLFSGFQLRNAIKRNTLDYQASLGDIEEARNNLSLNVASVFLQYVLAQELTRTNEIRLNSTRQQVERTEKLLKAGSVAESNLLDIQAQQATDELNLITSQNQRDLYRLQLAQLMNLDAAATNALTIVTPDLPDPDEQTVFNEDPNATFQTALGLQPQVRAADLRVQSSSRNVEVARGAYYPRLTFGAGIFTGYSSARITPIATGDSISGQPVPVFQRDPITGAYGRTNYAVLTPKQAVYEQLPSAFRNQIKDNLGKQLQFNLSIPILNGFQARTNVQRAQIGVKQAELRAEQTRLTLRQNIQQAYADALAAQRKYAASKRQAESLGAAYRNAEIRFNNGLLNGTEFNIAKNNLTAAESSMIQAKYEFIFRRKVLDFYQGKPLAL; the protein is encoded by the coding sequence ATGCCTACTCCGCTTCGGAATAAAATTGCTGCAGCGAGTGCCAGTGCGCTGCTGCTGCTGGGCCTGGGCTTTCCCGCAGCCGCCCAGACCACGTCGCCGGCGCAACCGCCGGCTGGTTCGGTGCCCATTGCCACGCCTACCGGGCCGCTTTCGCTGCAACAGGCCGTAGACTATGCGCTCCAAAACAACCTGAACGTGCGGCAAAGCCAGCTGTCGGCCGAGCTAACGGATGCCACGCTGCGCCTAAGCCGGGGCGCCCTGCTGCCGACGGCCAACGCCAACGCCAGCCAATCCTGGAACTACGGTACCAGCATCAACCCGCTGACCAACGTCTTCCAGAACCTGACCACGCGGTCGAATAACTTTTCGGCTTCGACGCAGGTGACGTTGTTCTCGGGCTTTCAGCTGCGTAACGCTATCAAGCGCAATACCTTAGACTATCAGGCCAGCCTAGGCGACATCGAGGAAGCGCGCAATAATCTGTCGCTGAACGTGGCGTCGGTGTTTCTGCAGTACGTGCTGGCCCAGGAGCTAACGCGCACCAACGAGATACGGCTCAACAGCACGCGCCAACAGGTAGAACGCACCGAAAAGCTGCTGAAAGCCGGCAGCGTAGCCGAAAGCAATCTGCTTGATATTCAGGCCCAACAGGCCACCGACGAGCTGAACCTGATCACGTCGCAGAACCAACGCGACTTGTACCGTTTGCAGCTGGCGCAGCTGATGAACCTCGATGCGGCCGCTACCAACGCGCTGACCATCGTCACGCCCGATTTGCCCGATCCCGATGAGCAAACGGTGTTCAACGAAGACCCCAACGCTACTTTCCAAACCGCTTTGGGCCTACAGCCGCAGGTACGCGCCGCCGACTTGCGCGTGCAAAGCTCGTCCCGCAACGTGGAAGTGGCCCGCGGTGCCTATTATCCGCGCCTAACGTTTGGGGCGGGTATTTTTACTGGTTATTCCTCGGCGCGTATTACGCCCATTGCCACCGGCGACTCCATTTCGGGCCAGCCGGTGCCGGTCTTCCAGCGCGACCCGATCACAGGGGCATACGGCCGGACCAATTACGCTGTGCTGACGCCCAAACAGGCGGTGTATGAGCAGTTGCCTTCCGCGTTCCGCAACCAGATCAAGGACAACCTGGGCAAGCAGCTACAGTTCAACCTGAGCATCCCGATTCTTAATGGTTTTCAGGCCCGTACCAACGTACAGCGTGCGCAAATCGGGGTGAAGCAGGCTGAGCTGCGGGCCGAACAAACACGGCTGACCTTGCGGCAAAACATTCAGCAAGCCTACGCCGATGCCCTGGCTGCCCAGCGGAAGTATGCTGCCTCTAAGCGCCAGGCCGAATCGTTGGGCGCTGCCTATCGCAACGCCGAGATTCGCTTCAACAACGGCTTGCTCAACGGCACCGAGTTCAACATCGCCAAAAACAACCTGACGGCCGCCGAGTCGAGCATGATTCAGGCCAAATACGAGTTCATCTTCCGCCGGAAAGTGCTGGACTTCTACCAAGGCAAACCCCTTGCTCTCTAA